In Dromaius novaehollandiae isolate bDroNov1 chromosome 16, bDroNov1.hap1, whole genome shotgun sequence, one genomic interval encodes:
- the LOC135330160 gene encoding uncharacterized protein LOC135330160 codes for MIAESMEKPEAPEADKRLPQQAEQDQKPLTGEVHHEVQTTLVCTTPTEAQELQELAESVVEEVLQRVKELHPVVHVLRRAPLAISGRILASARRAEPSETSPPDLQQEIGQVAREIAATLWDRLGKRLLCSPSDASEPRLLARRRQQLVAGGATRAAEAGGSGARQAEGAGYDGASPLPSLDQIPTDAVVSVGVTLQSFVASQFERHFQCKFSEVLKLPLETIAERQPQPPQMPVSTQVTKEGEGSSRESEHWLSEATRLPPVQPLQNLAAVSPESSTLARRSIQNAICKVQHLHAELKAYAERIVRDALDTLKKEEEGKLEKEMHAKASSFEDSSEESTEERKARHSVTRMPLSFPGSL; via the exons atgattgcggagagcatggagaagcctgaggctcctgaagcagacaaacgcctcccccagcaggctgagcaggaccag aagcctttaacgggagaagtgcatcacgaagtccagactacgctggtgtgcactacgccgacagaagcccaggagctgcaagagctggctgagagcgtggttgaggaagtgctgcagagggtgaaagagctgcatccggtggtccacgttttaaggagggctcccctggccatcagcggaaggatactggctagtgcgagaagggcagagccttcagagacatcgcctccagatctccagcaggaaatcggacaggtggccagagagattgcagcaaccctttgggatcgcttagggaagcgtttgctatgcagcccgtcagacgcctctgagcccaggctgttggccaggcggaggcagcagcttgttgccggaggagccacgcgagctgccgaagcgggaggaagcggagcgaggcaagctgagggagcaggctatgatggagcatctcctctgccttctcttgaccaaatccccacagatgcagttgtgagtgttggagtcaccttgcaatcattcgtggcttctcaatttgaacggcacttccagtgtaaattttctgaagtcctgaagctgccccttgaaacgattgctgagagacaaccgcagccaccccagatgcctgtctccacccaggtcacaaaagaaggggaaggatcatctcgtgaatctgaacattggctgtcagaagccacaaggttgcccccggtgcagcctttgcaaaatcttgcggctgtatccccagagagtagcacgcttgcaaggcgtagcatccaaaacgccatttgcaaagttcagcatctccacgcagaattaaaagcgtatgctgaaaggattgtccgtgatgctcttgacaccctgaagaaggaggaggaggggaagttagaaaaagaaatgcatgcaaaggcaagctcctttgaggactcttcagaagaaagcacggaggaga ggaaggctcgacaCTCTGTGacgcgcatgcccctgtccttccctggctctctctga